A segment of the Streptomyces pactum genome:
CCAACGAACTGCTGCCGGGCGAGCTGGGCCAGGTGCTGCCCTCGCCCAAGCACTTCGAGCAGGCACAGACCCTGGTCACCGAGGACATGGTCCGGGACAACCGGGTGTGCGGCGACGACGTGGACGAACACGTCGCGCAGCTCCAGCAGTTCGCCGACGCCGGCTTCGACCGGGTCTACGTCAACCAGATCGGCCCCGACCTGCGCGGCTTCTTCGACTTCTACCGCACCAAGGTGCTGCCTCAGCTCCAGCGGGCCACCTGAGCGGCGCGGACACGCAGACACGGCGCCCCCCGAACCGCTTCCGCGGATTCGGGGGGCGCCGTGTCTGCCGAGTCGCGGCCGGTCAACCGCGGTCGCGCGGGGCCGCGGGGTCGACGCCCTCCCGGGGCGGCGCCGCGGGCCCGGTGGCGCTCGGCGGGGGCGTGCCCGCCACCGGGGCGCCGCTCGTGCCGCCGACGCCGCCGGGCGCGGCGGGCGGCATCGGCGGGTACGGCACGCCCAGGCCGTTCGGCGGCGCACTCGGCGCGGTTCCGCCGAGTGCGCCGCCGTGTCCCGGGCCGTGGGCGGACCCCGGCCGGGCCGCACCGCGCAGCAGGTAGGCCACGACGCCCAGCAGGACGGCCGTGATCAGCGCGGCGGCCCAGTCCGGCAGGCCGGTGGCGAGGGCCAGGCCCACCGTGAGCGCGAGGGCGGCACCCGCGTACAGGGCGGCGGCACCGGACGCGGCGTAGAGCGTGGCCTTGCGGCGCTGCTTCCGCGTCTGCTCACGCAGCTCGTCGCGCACGGTCTCGCGTGCCACCTGCGCCAGTTCGTCGACCAGATGCTTGTCCAGGTGTTCCAAGTGATCCATGCGGTCCATACGTC
Coding sequences within it:
- a CDS encoding phage holin family protein, whose protein sequence is MDRMDHLEHLDKHLVDELAQVARETVRDELREQTRKQRRKATLYAASGAAALYAGAALALTVGLALATGLPDWAAALITAVLLGVVAYLLRGAARPGSAHGPGHGGALGGTAPSAPPNGLGVPYPPMPPAAPGGVGGTSGAPVAGTPPPSATGPAAPPREGVDPAAPRDRG